The Microcella sp. genome includes the window GCATCGCCCTCGTCGTCGACTTCATCTTCAACCACACCTCGAACGAGCATCAGTGGGCGAAGCTCGCCCTCAGCGGCGACCGCCGCTTCGAGGAGTACTACTACGTCTTCGACGGGCGCGAGCTGCCCGACGCCTACGAGCGCACGGTGCGCGAGATCTTTCCGGATGACCACCCCGGGTCATTCGTGCCCTTCCCGCTGCCCGACGGCACGGTGCCGAGCCGGGAGGAGGCCGAACGCTGGGTGTGGGCCACCTTCCACACCTTCCAGTGGGATCTCAACTACAGCAACCCCGCCGTCTTTCGCGCGATGGCGGGCGAGATGATGTTTCTCGCCAACCGCGGCGTCGACATCTTGCGCATGGACGCGGTGGCGTTCATCTGGAAGCAGCTCGGCACGACGTGCGAGAACCTGCCCGAAGCCCACCTGCTCATTCAGGCCTTCAACTCCGTGCTCGCGATGGCGGCCCCCGCGGTGCTCTTCAAGAGCGAAGCGATCGTGCACCCTGACCAGGTCATCGAGTACATCAGCGTCGACGAGTGCCGCATCAGCTACAACCCCCTGCAGATGGCGCTGATCTGGAACTCTCTCGCCACAAGAGATGCCCGCCTGCTGCAGCAGGCGCTCGACCGCCGCCACAACCTGCCCGAGGGCACCGCGTGGGTCAACTACGTGCGCAGCCACGACGACATCGGCTGGACCTTCTCTGACGACGACGCCGCCGAGCTCGGCATCGACGGCTTCGAGCACCGGCGGTTCTTGAACAGCTTCTTCGTCGGGCGGCACGAAGGCAGCTTCGCGCGCGGCATTCCGTTTCAAGACAACCCCGCGACGGGCGACTGCCGCATCTCGGGCACGACGGCGTCACTCGCCGGCCTCGAAGCCGGTGATGCCGGCGCGATCGACCGCATCCTGCTCGCGCACTCGATCATCGCCTCGACCGGCGGAATCCCGCTGCTCTATCTCGGCGACGAGGTGGGCCAGCTCAACGACCCGCATTGGGCCGACGACCCGGCGCAGGCCGACGACAGCCGGTGGGCGCACCGACCCCACTACCCCGCCGAGCGCTACGCGCAGCGCGACGACCCGAGCACTGACGCCGGCCGAATCTATGCCGGCCTGCAGCACCTACTCGCCGTGCGGCGCGCGACCCCCGAATTCGCTGGCACGACTCTCATCGGCTTCGATACGAAGAACCCGCACATCGTCGGCTACCAGCGCCCCGCGTCAGGCTCGCTCGTCGTCTGCTTCGCCAACGTCGACGACGAACCCCAGTCGATCACGGCCCTCACGCTGTCGGGGCTGCCGCCCCTCGCCGTCGACCTGCTGACGGATGCCCGCCACGACCTGCGCGCAGGGCTCACCCTGCCCGCCCACGGCGTTCTGTGGTTGCGCGTTTAAGCCGCAACGTCGAATTGTGCAGTTCTAGCGGCAAGCGCGATCAGGTGAACTGTCGGCATTCCCGACAGGTCACCAAGGTGAAGCGTCGAGCCGACATCATCCAATGCCTAGCACTGCACAGCCAGCTTGATACTGCTGTCGACAGTGCGATTGAGAAGACCTGCACCGTAGAGCCCTCGCCAAGTGGGTGCGCGATAGGGCCGGCCCCGGGATGCTCACTTGGTCCAGTTGTCCCAGAACTCGCACGGTGTACTTGTCGGATCAGATTGAGTCGGCAACCAAAGGTCAGCTGGCCAGCCTGCTTCGTCAACATTAACCTCACCATAAAGCCCGCTGTCGGAGCCAGATCGAACCGAAATAGACACCCAGGTTTCGTTGTCAGAAGCGAGTAGGTCTGTGCGGTCGATCATGACCCGCGCAACGTCTGAACTCGTGAGCGTGAGCCGATCTCCAGGCCGAAAAGATCTATTGACCTCTGCCAGAAAGAGAGTCATGCTTTGACTCTGACGGCGGTCTTCAGGTGTGCGTTGACGAATCTCGATCTCTTCTACAAAGATTTCTTCACAGAATGCAACCTCAAGAGTAGAACCATCACTACGTAGCGCGATAGGCGCAATCAGGCTGAGCGGGATCGAGTTGCAGGACGCGAGAACTAGGCAGAGCCCCGCGATACCGATAGTCCTGAAAGTTCGCCGGATTCTCACAGCTTTCCCCACCAGCAGGATTCCTGATATCCGCCGCCTGATGGCGCAAGATACTCCAAGAAGTTGAAGCAGCCACCGCCACCCACTGGCTTTCCGTCGAAGACGGACATGGCGTGTGAGAGCGCAAGACCTTCGAGCCATTTGACCGAGTACAGTGCGTTTCCCATGAGCGCCGACTGATCGGCGCGACCTTCTTCGTGTCGCATTAGCGCCGCTCGCGTTGGACCAAGCAACGTCGGCGTTTCGATGCTCGAGATGATCACATTTCCAAGGGTAATCGTGCCTTGGAACGAGGTTGCGCCGCCACACACGGCGATGAGATTCGCTTTCACGGCGCAGTTCTTGCCGGCACCACTGGCGTTGGCCACGATTGCACCAATCGCGCTCAGCGGACTATTATGAACAAGTCGGCCTGCATTTTTCACAGTGGATACCGTTGACTTCACAGCAGTCTTCACTCGACTGAAGCCGATTTCGAGTGAGCGCGTGAAGCTGTTCCACCAGCTACTAAACGCCCACCCTGCTGCAGACGCCCACATCCCCGTCAGGTCAACCTTGTTCACCGGATCCGCCGGGTAGTCATGCGCGTTATCGACACCCCCCTCAACCGGGTCCACCGACAGGAACCGACCCAGCGACGGCACATACACGCGCGCCCCCATCTGCACCACCGCCACCGACCCCTGATGCTCATACAACTTCCGATGCCCAACCACGAAGGCGTAGTCGGCATCGCCCGGAGCGTTGTCGATCACCGAGTCGTCCGCGGTTGAGGTGCCGATGCGCCCGGTGACCGGGTCGATCGGCTGCCCCCACGGGTCATACCTGACCACAGCCCCGACCCGCACACCATCCCCGTCCGCTTCCACAATGACACTGCCGAGCATGTTCGGATACGTCCACTGCTCACGGCTTTCAGCTCCGAGCACGAAGCGTGCGGCGGCACCACCGGGAAGAGCAACCGTGTATTCCGTGATCGCGCCCACAGCATCCACCACCAGCCCTGACACGTCGCCTGAGGCGGTGTGGGCGTAGCGGGTGGTGAGGTCGTTCTCCGTGCCGGGAGCATCGACCGTGCGGGAGACGATGCGGTTGGCCGCATCCCGTAGATACGCGATCACCGTCTCAGTGTCATCACCGTGATCGATCGTGGTCGAGACGTGCCGGTTCGCCACATCAAACACCAGGCTTTGGTCAGCGAAGGTCGTCGTGTTGCCGTGCGCGTCATACGCCAACTCCCCGCAGAAACAAGCCCCAAGGGAAAGTCCAGCTCGCCTCGTCTTGAGACGAATCCAAGATGGAGTCCAATCGAAGCTGACGGCGTGAGTACCCAAAGACGAGAACAGCCCACGCAGCGACCACGCCGATCCAGATCAAGAAGACTCGACGCACCATCAATTGCCTTCTCCTCTTCACAATTCACCCGTCTGGCGGAGGCTCCTGACTCTAGTCAGCCAGCCGCCCGGCGGTGCCGAGCGTTCGGAAGGTCACTGGGTACGTCCGCACTGAGATTGCATGTGATGTCAGACCATTAAGCGGTAGCGCCGTATCGCTGGCGCGCGGCTTCGCCGCTGGTGCCGATCGCGTTACCCACCTCACGCCAAGACAGGCGCTGTTCGCGAGCAGCGCGCACCGCGTCAGCGAGTTCGCGCTCGGCGACGTCTCGCCGCCATGCGGCCAGCTTGACGGCCATCACGGGCGGCACGGGTGCGTCGAGGTCGCCGGGCTTCGGGTCGTATCCCTCGAACATGTCAGCGAACTCGTCGGCACGTGCAGTGATCTCATCAATGGAGCGGGGGGTCATAGTGTTCACCTCACATACTTAGCTCGTGCTGGCCGCATCGCGTGAGCGATCGCGATGATGCCGTGCCATTCGATGACACCGACTTCGACCAGCGTGGCGGTCTCATCGGGGCCAATAAACATCGTCATCGCATCGTCTTGCACGAAGTGTCGGATGGGAAATCGAAGCGCGTGGAGCATCGCCGCCTCTGAGACACCGTGCCGGTGGGCACTGTCAAGGATGATCGGGCTCGGCTCCACTTCGCAAGTCTACTTGTCACAAGTTAAGTTGACAAGCTTGCCGCTGGTTCTCGTCTAGACCCCCGGATCAGCTCTGCAACGCTGCGCGTCTAGGCTAGGAACGCGCCGCCACGAGCCGCGCATCCGTACCCCCGTGCTGACCAGCACCGTGCCCCAAGGAGGCCGCAGCCGTGCCCGCAGAGAACCTGACCCGCGTCGAAGCCCACGAACGCAAGACGACTGTCGAGACCGAGAGCTATGACGTCGCGCTCGATCTGACGACCGGCGACGAGGTGTTCCGGTCGACGTCGACCGTGACGTTCTCGGCCACCGAGGGCGCGAGCACCTTCATCGACGCGATCACGCGCACCGTGCACAGCGTCACGCTCAATGGTGCCGAGCTCGACCCGGCCGCCGTGGCCGACGGCACGCGCATTCAGCTCGACGGCCTCGCCGAGCACAACGTGCTCACGGTGGTCGCCGATCACGAGTACACCAACTCGGGCGAGGGTCTGCACCGCTTCGTCGACCCCGTCGACGGCGAGGTCTATCTCTACTCGCAGTTCGAGGTGCCCGATAGCCGCCGCGTCTTCGCCGTCTTCGAGCAGCCCGACCTGAAGGCGACGTTCCGGTTCACGGTGACGGCGCCCGCCAGCTGGGTCGTCGTGTCGAACGCGCCCGTCGAGAGCCGCACCGAGTCGGGCGACGCCGCCACGACCACTTTCGCGCCGACGCAGCGCATGTCGAGCTACATCACCGCGATCATCGCGGGCCCCTACCAGAGCGTGCACAGCGAACTCACGAGCAGCGACGGCCGCACGATTCCGCTCGGCATCTTCGCCCGCGCGAGCCTCTTCGAGCACCTCGATGCCGACTACATCTTCGACATCACGTGCAAGGGCTTCGAATACTTCGAGTCGAAGTTCGGTGTGGCCTACCCCTTCGAGAAGTACGACCAGCTCTTCGTGCCCGAGTTCAACGCGGGAGCGATGGAGAACGCGGGCGCCGTGACCTTCACTGAGGTCTACATCTTCCGCAGCAAGGTCACCGACGCCGTCAAGGAACGTCGCGTCGTCACCATCTTGCACGAGCTCGCGCACATGTGGTTCGGCGACCTCGTCACCATGAAGTGGTGGAACGACCTGTGGCTCAACGAGTCGTTCGCCGAATGGGCGTCGACGATCGCCACGGCTGAAGCCACCGAGTGGCACGAAGCCTGGACCACCTTTCAAGCCATGGAGAAGAGCTGGGCATACAAGCAAGACCAGCTGCCGAGCACGCACCCCGTCGTCGCCACGATTAATGACCTCGAAGACGTGCAGGTCAACTTCGACGGCATCACCTACGCCAAGGGCGGCAGCGTGCTCAAGCAGCTCGTCGCGTGGGTGGGGCAAGACGCCTTCTTCGCCGGTGTCGGCCAGTACTTCCAGAAGCACGCGTGGGGCAACACCGAGCTCAGCGACCTGCTGCACGAGCTCGAGCAGACGAGCGGCCGCGAGCTCACCACGTGGTCGCAGCTGTGGCTCGAGACGGCGGGCGTCAACACCCTGCGCCCCGAGCTGACGGTCGACGAGGAGGGCATCATCACGAGCTTCGCCGTGCTGCAGAGCGCGCACCCCGACTACCCGACGATCCGCCCGCACCGCATGGCGATCGGCTTCTACGACCTGGTGGATGGTGCGCTGACGCGCACTCACCGCCACGAGCTCGACGTCGACGGCAACCTCACCGAGGTGCCCGAGCTGATCGGGATGCCCCGACCGTCGCTCGTGCTGCTCAACGACGACGACCTCGCCTACGCGAAGATTCGGCTCGACGACGAGTCGCTCGCCGTCGCCATCGAGCACCTGTCGAAGATCGAGAACCCGCTCGCCCGAGCGCTCGTGTGGGGCTCGGCGTGGGATTCGACGCGCGACGCCGAGACCGCACCGCGCGACTACGTGCGCCTCGTGCTCGGCAACATCGCCACCGAGACCGAGTCGACCACGGTGCGCACCACGCTCATGCAGCTGCTGACGGTCGCTCGCATGTATGTCGACCCGGCAGCCAGGCCCGGCACGATCGCCGAGATCGGCGACGCGCTGTGGTCGCTCGCTCAGAGCGCCGAGGCCGGCAGCGACAGCCAGTTCCAGTTCGTGAAGTTCTTCGCCAACATCGCGAGCACGCCCGCGCACGTCGACACGCTGCGCGGCTTGCGCGACGGCACCGTCACACTGCCCGGCGTCGAGATCGACACCGACCTCGAGTGGGAGCTGCTCGAGGGCCTGGCGCTCAACGGCGCAGCATCCCGAGCCGATATCGAAGCCTCGCTGGCACGAGACAACACGTCAAACGGCCAGCAGGCGGCCGCGCGCGCCGCGGCCGCGCTGCCGGGTGCCGAAGACAAGCGGGCTGCCTTCGACTCGCTCGTCGCGAGCGACGACCTGCCCAACGTCGTCGTGCGCATGACGACGATGGGCTACACGCACGTGAACGACCCGGCCAGCCTCGAGCCGCTCGTGGCGCCCTACTTCGATGCACTCACCGACGTGTGGGCGAACCGCACGCACGCGATCGCCGAATATATCGTGCTCGGTCTCTACCCGGCGCCGCTCGCCTCGGCCGAGCTCGTCGAGGCGACGCAAACGTGGCTCAGCGCCCACAGCGACGCTGCGCCGGCGCTGCGCCGCCTCGTCACCGAGAACCTCGCGGGGGTCGAACGGGCACTGGCGGCTCAGGAGCGCGACCGGGCCTGATCGACCGCGACACCGTCGCGGCCTTGCACGTCGCGCGCCCAAGTGCAAGCCCTTCTGGCTGTGCCACTGCCCGACCTACCGTGAAGGTGACAGCACTGGTGTGAGAGAGGGGAACATTGTGGACGCCATTGAGCACGTGCACGACGGCACGGAAGTGTTCGACAGTCGTGGAGAGTCGATCGGAAAAGTGCGCGAGGTTCGCATGGGTGACCCCGAAGCGGCGACGGGCGAGGGCCAGTCAATGCCGGGCTCGCCGATGTCAGACCTCTTTCGCGGCCTGTTCAGCTCGTCGCCCGACATCAGCCCCGAACAGGCAGAGCGACTCGTCCGTGTGGGCTATCTGCAGATCGACCGGCCGCTCTTCGAGCGCGACGCGTACGTCGCGAGCGACAGCATCGACCGCGTCGACGGCGACAGCGTGCACTTGAACATCGTCGTCGAGTAGCGCGCGTTCGCAGCGCTGCTCGATCGTCGCCGTAGACTGGCGCGCGATGGAGACTTTCGACTGGGCAGCGTTCTGGCAGGGCGTCGGCGAGTTCTTCGCCGTCTACGACGCCCCGTTTCGCATCGTCGGGGTGATCGTCGGCGCGGTGGTGCTGCGCTTCGTGCTCGTCATCATTATTCGACGCGTCGTCGACCGTGTGGTCTCGGGGGTCAAGAAGGCTCAGAACGTCGACGACACCGTCGAACTGAGCGCCTCGCCGTTGCACGCCGTGCGCGTCGTGCAGCGCACCCGCACGATGGGATCAGTGCTCAACAACCTGGTGACCTGGGCTATCGTCTCGGTCGCGTTCGTGCTCATTCTGGGTGAGTTGAACTTCTCGGTCACCGCGCTCATCGCATCAGCAGGCATCTTGGGCGCTGCGCTCGGCTTCGGTGCGCAGAACGTCGTGAAAGACATGCTCAACGGGCTCTTCATCGTCTTCGAAGACCAGCTCGGTGTCGGCGACATCGTCGAGTTGCAGTCGTCGCAGGGCCCCGTCACGGGTGTCGTCGAGACGGTCGGTGTGCGCGTGACGCAAGTGCGCGACGTCGTCGGAACCCTCTGGTACGTGCGCAACGGCGAGATCGTCAACGTCGGCAACAAGTCGCAAGGCTGGGCGCGCGTCATCATCGACCTGCCTGCGCCATACACCTCAGACGTCGACGACGTGCAGCGGGTGATGCTTGAGACGGCGGCTGCCATGGCGGCCGAACCCGAGTACAAGCGCAAAGTGCTCGAGAAGCCCGAGATCTGGGGTATCGAGTCGGTGTCGGCCGAGGCGCTCGTCATTCGCCTCGTCATGAAGGTGCGGTCTGCCGACCAGTTCGACATCGCACGGGCTCTGCGCCTGCGCCTCAAGCTCGCGCTCGACGAACTGGGTGTTGCGGTGCCGTCGCTCAACCGCGTCATCATGGATGGCCTCGCAGCCCCACCGGCGAAGAACGGCACTCGTCGACCGCCGGCCAAACTGCCGGACAGCGAGAGCTGAGATGGTCGAGATCGGTCGCGCTCTCGGCGACCCGCAGCAGACCTTCTTCGAGCAGGTCGGCGGTCACGAGACCTTCGAGCGGCTGGTGCGCCGCTTCTATGAGGGCGTCGCCGCTGACCCCGTGCTGCAGCCCATGTACCCCGAGGACGACATGGAGGGTGCCATCTGGCGCCTCACCGCATTTCTCGAGCAGTACTGGGGCGGCCCGGGCACCTACAGCGAGCAGCGGGGGCACCCCCGATTGCGGATGCGCCACCAGCCTTTTCACGTGAACCCCGACGCCCGCGACCGGTGGCTGGGGCACATGAGGGCCGCCGTCGAGAGCCTCGCGCTCTCTGCCTTGCACGAGGCGACGCTGTGGGACTACCTTGAGCGCGCCGCCTTCGCCATGGTCAACACCTTTGAGGAGACTTGAGTGACTGATCCCGCACCGTACTCGACACCAGATCCGTACTCGCGCGCGACGCCGGCAACGGCGCTGAGGGCCCCCGAGGGCACCGACCCGTACACGCCGTGGATCTGGCTCATCGTGGCGATTCCGGTGGTGCAGACGCTGCCGATCTTCTTCATCGACTGGAGCGCCTTCATCAGCGCGAGCATCAGCGATCCGACCGGACTCGGGCCGTACATGGTGCTCTTCTCCCCCGCCTACCTCGTGCTCATGGCGTTCGGCTGGATCGGGCTCGGCCTGCAGATCTGGTTCGCCTACCTCGACTGGCGAGAGCTGCAGCGTCGTGGCGTGCCTCAGCCGTTCCACTGGGCCTGGATCTTCTTGGCCCTCGCCGTGAGCTACGCCGTGTATTCGATCGGCCGTTCTGTCGTGGTGAAGCGCCGCACCGGTCGCGGGCTCGCCCCGATGTGGGTGACGATCGCGACGATCGTGGGCGGGTTCGTCGTCGGCATCTGGCTCACCGTGGTCATGTTTCAGCTGGTGTTCGACGCCGTCATGATGATGCCGTTCGGGCCCTGAGCAGCACCTGACGGGCGTGGCGCAGCAGGGGCTCGTCGATCATCTGCCCGTCGAAGACGAAGACTCCTGCTGCACGCTCGGCTGCGTCGATGATGGCGCGCGCTCGCTCGACGTCGGCCGTGCTCGGCCGATAGGCCTCGCGCACGGTCTCGACCTGCGAAGGGTGAATGCACGCGGTGGCGGTGAACCCCTGCGCGGCGGCATCTCGGGCTTCGGCTGCGAGACCTTCGAGATCGGCGATGTCGAGATGCACGGCATCGATCGCGGCGATGCCGTGGGCTCCGGCAGCGAGCAGCACCCGCGCTCGAGCGTGCACTGCGACGTCACGATAGCGGGCGTCGTCGTGCCGACTCGAGGTTCCGCCGAGAGAGGCGACGAGATCTTCTGCACCCCACATGAGCGCGACGACGTGGGGCTGCGCAGCCAGGGCTTCGCACGCGAGCACCCCGTGCGCGGTCTCGCACAGCGCAATGACCGAGAACCCGTCGAGACCGGAGACGTCGACGGCCTTGGCGAGCATGATGGTGCGGTAGTCGGTCTGAGCAAGAGCAGCGAGGTCGAGCTCGTGGTCGGCCGTGCCGCGAGGGTTCACCCGCACCACCGTCGTCGCCGGGTCGAGCGGGGTCTCGATGAGTGCTCGCCGCGCTGCCTCGCGGTCTGCGGGCGCGACCGCGTCTTCAAGGTCGAGAATCACTGTGTCGGCGCGCGCCGCCGCCTTGTCGAAGCGGTCGGCACGGTCGGCGGGGCAGAACAGCAGCGCAGGGCCGATGACCACCGTCACGAGCCGCGGCTCTCGCACCAGACGAGCACCGATCGCTCGGCAGTGGCCACGATCTCGCCCTTCTGGTTGTGCGCCGTGTGCTGCAGCACGACGATTCCCTGACCCGGCCGAGACGCCGACAACCGCTTGCTCTCGACGACTGTCTCGAAGTACAGCGTGTCGCCGTGCACCACCGGGTGCGGAAACGCCACAGACCCGAACCCCAGATTCGCCACGATGGTTCCCTGGGTCAATTGGGCGACGGATGCTCCGACCATCGTCGAGAGCGTGAACATCGAGTTGACCAGCCGCTCGCCGAAGGGCTGCTCGGCCGACCACGCCGCGTCGAGGTGCAGTGATTGCGTGTTCATCGTCATGGTGGTGAACAGCACGTTGTCTGCCTCGGTGACGGTGCGGCCCGGGGCGTGCACGTAGGTCGTGCCGACCTCGAACTGCTCGAACCACAGCCCGCGCTGCTCGATGCGTCTGCCTGTCGTCATGCGAACCCCAGTTGTCTCGAGATGATCATGAGCTGCACCTCGGTGGTGCCCTCGCCGACTTCGAGGATCTTCGCATCACGGTAGTGCCGCGCGACGGCATTCTCGTTCAGGTAGCCGTAGCCGCCGAAGATGTGGCTGGCATCGCGGGCATTGGCCATCGCCGCTTCACTCGAGACGAGTTTGGCGATGCTGGCCTCCATCGTGAACGGGGTGCCGGCGACGATGCGCCGCGCTGCGTCGTAGGTGACCAGTCGCGCCTGGTGCACGCGCGCCTGCATGCGCGCGATCATGAAGGCGATGTGCTGGTTGTCGCCGATCGGCCGCCCGAAGACGACGCGCTCTTTCGCATAGCGAATGGCCTCGTCGAGGCACCCCTGCGCCGCACCCGTGCAGAGCGCAGCGAACGCCACCCTTCCTTCGTCGAGGGTCTGCAGAAAGTTGACGAACCCGCGGCCGCGCTCGCCCAGCAGGTTCTCTTTCGACACCCGCACGTTCTCGAAGGTGAGGGGGTGCGTGTCTGACGTGTGCCAGCCGACCTTGTCGTATGCGGGGCCGACAGTGAGACCCGGCGTGCCGCTGGGTACGAGAATCGCACTGAGTTCGGGGGCACCGTTCTCGCGCCGCCCGGTCACGGCGGTCACAGTGATGAGCCGCGTGATCTCGGTGCCCGAATTGGTGATGAACTGCTTCGAGCCGTTGATGACCCACTCGTCGCCGTCGAGCTCGGCGGTGGTCTGCGTCGCCCCCGCGTCAGAGCCGGCCTCGGCCTCGGTGAGACCGAACGCGGCGAGCGCCTCGCCCCTGGCGAGCATCGGCAGCCACTCACGCTTCTGCTCTTCAGTGCCGCTGCGCAGAATGGGCATGGCGCCGAGGCCGACGCCTGCCTCGAGGGTCACCGCGATCGACTGATCGGCGCGCGCCAACTGCTCCACCGCGATGCAGAGCTCGACGTATCCCGTGCCCTGCCCGCCGTACTCCGTCGGTATCGCGAGGCCGAAGAGCCCCCTCTCGCCCATCTGCCGAATGATGTCGTACGGCAGCTCGCGCTTGGTGTCGTACTCGTACGCGGCGGGTGCGACGACGGTGTCGGCGAACTCGCGAATCTCATCGCGCAATCGCTGCTGCTCGGGGGTGAAGTCAATCATGCCGGTCTCCTTCGTGGGGGTCGATTCTCGCGACGACCTGGTCTTGTCGAACCTGGTCGCCCACCGAGACCGAAATGGTCACGGTGCCGGCGATGGAGGCGAGCGCTGCGTGCTCCATCTTCATCGCCTCGATCGTGACGAGGGGGTCTCCCTCGACGACCGAATCTCCTGTTGCCGCTGCGACGGCCACCACGGTGCCCGGCATCACAGCGCGCACGTGCGGATCAATGGTGCTCTGCGCCCGATCGAGCCCGGCGCGGTGCGCCGCGAGCAGCTCTGCTCGCGTGCGTCGCCGCAGGCGATGCGTGGTGCCGTCGACGTGCACCCACGTGGTGTCGTTCGTTCGCGCGACCAGGCTGCGAGTGAGCGCGCCTTCCCGATGCACGGTGACGTCGCCTGCATCGTCGACCACCCGCATCGTCTCGGTGCGCCCATCGATGGTCACCTCGACCCCGTCTTCAGCACTCGCGACCGCCACGCTCGCACCGTCGACGTCGTAGCGCGCGGCGCGATGCTCGCCCATGCGCCACCCGGTCGGTTGCCGCCACACCGTGGCCCCCGCAGCGGCTCGCGCATGCTCGAGTGCCGCGGCGATCGCCCGAGCGGTGAACGACGAGGGTTCGGGTGCCACGACCGCACGCTCGATGAGGCCCGTGTCGATGTCGCCTGCGCGCACGGCGTCGACGGCGAGGATCGCGCGAAGAAACGCTGCGTTCGTCTGCACGCCCAGCACCACCATGTCGGCGAGCGCAGCATCCAATCGATCGATCGCCTGTTCGCGGCTGTCGCCGTGCGCGATCACCTTCGCCAGCAGCGGGTCGTAGTCTGCCCCGACGACGAGACCGTCGTGCAGCGCGCTGTCGACTCGCACCCCCGCGCCCTCGGGGTCAC containing:
- a CDS encoding acyl-CoA dehydrogenase family protein, which translates into the protein MIDFTPEQQRLRDEIREFADTVVAPAAYEYDTKRELPYDIIRQMGERGLFGLAIPTEYGGQGTGYVELCIAVEQLARADQSIAVTLEAGVGLGAMPILRSGTEEQKREWLPMLARGEALAAFGLTEAEAGSDAGATQTTAELDGDEWVINGSKQFITNSGTEITRLITVTAVTGRRENGAPELSAILVPSGTPGLTVGPAYDKVGWHTSDTHPLTFENVRVSKENLLGERGRGFVNFLQTLDEGRVAFAALCTGAAQGCLDEAIRYAKERVVFGRPIGDNQHIAFMIARMQARVHQARLVTYDAARRIVAGTPFTMEASIAKLVSSEAAMANARDASHIFGGYGYLNENAVARHYRDAKILEVGEGTTEVQLMIISRQLGFA